Genomic DNA from Chanos chanos chromosome 6, fChaCha1.1, whole genome shotgun sequence:
TGTGCTACAGTGGGTGCTTTCTGGATCTCAAAGACTCATGCCTGGAGAGCAGCCATTGCCTGATTTAGTGCCAAGCCCTCTCCCTGTGCccctttgtttgtttcatgcCTCCCTCTGAATCTCTGTGTTCCCAATAAACAACCACATCCTCCACATTTTTTACTGCCCTTTTATCCAACTTTCACCCTTAGCTTTCTTATCTCAGTAGTTCTAAACCACAAACCCCTCTCAactctgtcctctcctttcattttcatacaaatAACATGGAATTTGCAGTATCTCATCTGCAATATGTCAGTCAATACCAAACTCACCAGAGCCTCCGACCAATGCTTATGCCTTCTTCACTATGTCTAAACCATTTGAAATCCACTGCTTTTATTCTAGCTCTTCAGTTGCAAAACTCTCTCCTCACTCCTAATGTCTATAGCTGCTTTTGCCTTTATTCTCTACCACCTCCTGCAGTCTTCACCTTCCTCTAGCTGTCCCCTGTTAACCTCTCGGAGAGAGATCCATTTCTCTCattgtcactcactcactgctgtCTCTCAGCTTGTGACATCACTTCTACTCCAACTGACCCACTGACCCACTTttccacagaaaagagagagcacctcagagagagggagagagagagagagggagggagagcgggagagagcgagtgagagacagagagagaataagagagatgGGGGTGGTATAGCATACAGTAGCAGGTGCTATTAATAGCCGCACTGATGGAGATTTTTGAAGGGGGAGGGAAAGTGTGGAGGTAAGGGATGGAGAGACGGAGCCTTTACCCAGCGTTGTAATTGCCACCGTGGTTTCAGTAAATTGGCTTAccatttcatacatttaaatgactcACACCTCGTGATTGCTACAATTTCGAGATCTTTTATAGGTCAGTGATTTTGTCGATGCAAATGGGGTCTTTTGAGGTGACATGAATTGCATTTGAGTTCAATTCGCTGCATCTAGTCTTCTAGCTTCACCTCATGATGTTGAGATCTATGGATTTAATGTGTTGGCTTGTGAGTCTTAATGGACTGATAATGGCACATATGGTAACTGCCTTTTCGGTCCTGAGAAGCTTAATGTTCAGCCACGGTTCATTCTGACCCCTGCAGAGGACACTAATATACatcaaataatacattttcatcTCAGTCCTCCCTGAGAAACTGAGTTTCTTCACTGGACTAGGTAGAAATGAGCAATACTGTATCCACCAATTGCTTTGTAGACCTCTTAAATTTTTATGATTACAGATAATTAATGTCTAATTGAGCCTCAGTTTTTGGGTGTGTTTTAATCAAAGTACACTTCTAGTTATTGCAAAATAGACTGATAAAAATgggatgttgttgttttaaattttttttcattcacaattTTCTTTTGACTTTTGTCCTTCACAGCTGTGCGTTTTGGACGTATCCCTAAACGTGAGAAGCAGCGACTGCTTGATGAGATGCAGAGCTACATGAACAGCCTCAACGAATCAGCTTCCATGGACGTTGACTCCTCTCCTTCCACAGAGGCCCCTCCTAGCCCAGGAGAAAGCCAATCAGAAGAAGTTATTGGTGCAGTTTCTCAAGCATATCGCAACATCTTTgcaaatggagaggaaaaagtGGTCAAAACCAATGGCAACAAcatgaacaacaataacagctCCTCCAACTGCCCGCAGTCTCATTTTCACCAAAACATACAGAAAGAATGCCATTCCCAGACAACAACAGACTACCACGCTCAACCACGATGCCCGGTTAAACATGACAACAATTCAACAGCACAAACAGTTGACAATGGTCGCTACACTTACCTGCAGTCCTCCAATCACAATGCAGGTGGCCCAGCCTCACTAAATTACCTAGAGAAGCAAAACAGCTATCCAGCTAGCAAGTCCAAGAGTCCGACTTCCTGTCCATGGAGGTTAGGAGCAGGTGCTAAAGTTCTGGTATGTGATTATGTATGTTGCCATATATTTGTGACACTTATGTCTTAAGTTTTATACAGGTCCAAAGTGTCATATCTTTTCTTAATACTATTGCAGTAAATGTAGGCCTAACTACAGCATGACAATGAGCTAttaatttaaagaaaatggCACAGTGATatcttagtctctctctctctgtctctctctctctctttgtctggtCTCATAGGCTTGCCCTCTGAATGCTTCTCCTGTATCTCCTGCTGATCGTTCCAGTCAGCAGGTGTGGGATGCCTTCTCTCAGTGCTTCACACCAGCTGTCAGGGAGGTGGTTGAGTTTGCCAAGAGTATCCCAGGTTTCCAAGAGCTCAGCCAGCATGACCAGGTCATGCTGCTTAAAGCAGGCACTTTCCAGGTGAGACCACACTACCTACCTGTCATGTTTGATTAAGTTCCCACAAACCAAAATGCTTCACTGATGCTGGATAAGATTGTCAAACAGTCCAGTAGAGCCAGTTATGTGGGCAGTTGTCTTTGTCtatgaatatgttttgttttgtgtcttaaCATACTGTATCAATTTATCTGTGGTCCCTTCTGGTTCTGGGCAGGTTCTGATGGTGCGGTTCTGCTCGCTGTTTGACGCTAAGGAAAAGACATTGACGTTTTTGAATGGGCAGACATACCCCCTGACCTCACTGCGAGCGCTGGGTATGGGCAGTTTGCTGGATGCCATGTTTGAGTTCAGTGAGAAGCTGGGCTCCCTGGCACTGGAACCAGATGAGATGGCCCTCTTCATGGCGGTGGTTTTAGTGTCTgcaggtacaaacacacttgACTTACTTATAGaagcacatctctctctctctccctctctctctctctctctctctctctctctctctcatccaaacacacatgctcacaggcacaaacaaacatacacagatttTCCTAACTTCTGCAAGTACGTTGATATGGTATGACTGGGTGTCTAACTGCATCTCTATCTTGTTGTCAGATCGCTCTGGTATCGCGGACATGAGCGCTGTGGAGCAGTTGCAGGAAGGTCTTATCCAAGCCCTGCGTTCCCTCATCACACGCAGACGGCCAGACGACACCTCGCTGTTCCCCAAACTGCTCCTACGCCTGCCCGACCTACGTACGCTCAACAATCTGCACTCTGACAAGCTCCTCGCTTTCCGTATCGATCCTTGAGTCATAGATATAGCGTAAACAACATGGTTGTCACAACCAAATATCCACTGTGTCCCTGACACAGTGTTCAGATGCAGGGTTCATTCAAAAGTCTGAATTCGTCCCCCATGTAAAGGGGGAACCAACTTAAGATACCAGGACCAGGATTTGTCTCTTCAGACAAACCCAACCTTCATTCAAGATGGTGCCACGTCAGTCACATGTACTTCATTATGATGGCAAGAAATCAGAATatctattaaaatgttttgggACAGTctgaaggactttttttttcaatttccgAAGAACATATTTTGGAGAGAACTTTAGTGGAGGAATTCTTAAGATGGAGGAATCAgaagaaatgaatttttaaacaaGACGTTTTGAAGAGACTTGTTTTATAAAGAGGCAGAAATCAGATGAACTGTTttgaagaaatgtatttttaagatGGATGATTTAAAAGATTTTGAAGGGATgacctttatttttattaatgtgtTGAACATACAGTGGACTTCTTTTGTATGTTCACGTATGGTAGTTTTGAGAAAGAGCTCTAAAAGCTATGTCCTTCTTGGATGCAAAGACTTTGCCATCATATCTTGGGGACAGTTCTTCTCTCCTGTTGGGGGAACAGATTTAGAAGAGATTATTCATGAAAGTATTGCTATtgtaaatgtaactttttttccattctgacAACCAATCTAATTCATGTTTGATTGAATCTCTCTACGTACCCAAGCACAAAAGAGTGGTTTTGTGTGCATTTACGTAATTTGAAGTAAAATAGATGGTCTTCCTTTCTAATAAAGCAGGGGGTCAGTGTAGTGTTGTGGTagttttatgtttaatttgccAAAGAGGAAAAGATTGAGAATTTGGAATGTTCACACTACCGACATTGAACCAGTTTACTCTCATTCCTTGTGCTGCTGTGCACAAACCGTGGTCCACATTACTGAGAAAGTCAAGTTATCACATCTTAGCTCTTTAATAATATCTTAATTATCCACATCCTCTGTCTGAAACATGGAAGACCAACTGAGAAATTGTCTCTCTGAATTATGAATGTATTGTAATACAGTACCGATCTAGGGTAACACTCTAAACCAAAATCATTGCATCTGGTACTCCTGTACCTGTGTCATACTATAACTATAcctagccacacacacacctacatgcacgcacacacacacacaaacacatacataacacacaacatccTCATACACAAGTAATCATGAATATAACAAGGACCGGTTGATCACACATTATCAGGCTCGCCCAATCTTTTGAAAACTTGAGATCTTCAAGATATTATTACAATAGAAGGAGTTATTATTAGCTCCCATAGTACTATTACTGTACTGTTAAAGATATGTTTGTTAGCAAAGTCAACTCTAACCAGATCAAATGGTTTCGGTTATCAgttacacatacaaatataaacacaacacCGCAGTAAATGATTATTGATATAATGAGGCAGTTACCAGCATTCAGACTGTATGAGTTATAATGTGTATAAAAGAATGATTTCTGTTATTGTTTATATTGTGTCTATGTCTTAGATTACCACTccatttgaatgaaatgttatgCTGTGTCGTGCTGAACAGCCATAGAAATATCAGAGACTCTTTGAAGCCACTCTTTTTGAGtgggagtaaaggagagagagagagggagagagaaataacagtTACTCCTACTgatatttttttggtttttagcAGTCACAGTCAGCTAGCAAATATACATCAATGGATTCTACCACTGGATGTCaaagtaaagtttaaaaaagcTTTCCAAGAATGGCAAAAATTTTCTATTTAtcatttcagtcattctgtTCAAACCCATGTAATAGTATCCTCAGACATCAATCTACCCTGCAAattgtatattttgtaaatgtttcatgTATATCTTATTCCATAAAAAATGATATGATATTAAAAGGAATTAGCTGATATTCTGTTTTTCctgcttgttgtttttttccccctcatgtttcagtgtctcTCTTGATCATAGTCAATTCCCCTCAACACACTCCATTGTGTACTGCATGCCAGTGGGGAACAATGGTAACCTAGCAACCACAGCTTGCTCTTCATGCATCTGTAAATTAGCGCTTGTGATATATTAAGTCTATCGAGAAGAGCTTTATTTGTGCACCGCATCTCAATGCAAACTTATTTTGTGCTGGTAAACCAGTAAGCCTCAGGGTCAAACCACACCAGAACAGGTTTATATAGAATAATACAATACTCCTTTGGAAAATAATAAACCacaattataaattataaaccacaagaggaaaaaaattccAATAAAAAGTCAGAAGGCTGTGGAAAAGACAGATCTCTCCTGGGGTTTTTTAATGTCCTTGTACCGCACTCTGTCTGGTGGAATGAATTCAGTATTACTACACACAACTTCCTATGCACCATGAACCTTTTTTATAGAGTTCTTCTACAGATGTTTAGACACATTACTTTGACACTGTAATGCACAGATGCAAAGTGAAGACCACATATTCACTAATAGCACTCATGTATAGTGCATCAATCTCATGTCCTGTATTCATCTGTGACATTCATACATCACTCATGGATCTTCTACTGTGAACTCATTTGTGGCACACTGGTATGGGCCGACCACAGATCCTGtggcccacacacatacacacacacacctgtgattATTAGGACATGGGCCATAGATTCATCTGTAGTGGGCCTACACTCATCTGTAGTTTTTGGATATGAATCACAGATTCTGTGCCCTATATTCATCTGTGATATTGGGATCTCTACCGTTAATGCAGCGCCCTACATTCACAGCTGAAAACTTGGCTAAAACTGAACAAGCTGACACTACAAACAATTTTAGTGGGCTGTTAGTTTCAAgacagttgaaaaaaaagtttcatgcaAATTGACAATCCTTTACAAATTTTAACATATATGAGAACATGTGTTGATTTTATGGGATAAAGAAATTAAATCAAACTATAATTATTCATGTATGGTTTTAAAGCTTtagttgtcattttgttttaaaaaggggCATTGTATGTCCTCTTTTCAGCTCTGACCAATACAGTGTACCAGGCTCATTGTGACAGTCCAATGCTGAGAGACTTCGTCTCTCCACATTTCAGACAACATGGACAGCATAACATGTGACTGATACCCAGATGACTCCATACACATTCTTACCAGCCTGGGAAATTCTGTAAAATCACTATTGTGAGACGTTTTAACTATCAAGACAAAACGATTTAGTTTTGTTATACCCACTCTCAGTTTGAGAAAAGCTCCAGAGCCAAGATTATATACGTATATTATTTCATCTAATGGTTCTATTCTAGTCTAATGACACTGAAACAGTTGTTTTGGaccaaaaatgacaaaattaagCAGTTCTCACTGTTAagcattattttcatatttcaacaCAATAGTTTGCTTTGTATCATTTCTGCTTACTGAGATAGTTAACAGTTGATGGTTAATAGTTGATGGTTAACAGTTGAACTGTAGGCATCTCATATTATAACCACAAAGTGCAATTTTAGAACCTGCCCTGGACAATATGCTGAGGTATGCTGCAGTCTCCACCCATACCAGATGGCCCATATTATTGCAGTCATAGAGCGTCCCCTTGTGGTTTGGTCTACTAATGACATGAGtataatgagaaaacaaataacacaaatggaccacacataaacataatgGACCACATTCTAAAAGCATTTCTAACAAAGTTATTGAACTAAATTCTTTGATGGTGATATTCAGCAGATTATtgagagtgacaaaaaaaaaagatcccttTTATCTTCAAGGGCTGTAATATCCAACCTCATATGGTGGAACTGGAAAATTTACAGTATGTGCTCAGGCAGAACACATAGAAAAAACAATACTATCTGCGACAAACAGAACGAGCATGATTCATGGACTTGGGTGTTTTAAATCCACTCGTGCAACCTATCTAAGTCAAGCATGGattaacaacaaacaatatTCACCTGCACATTCATCTTCCTGACCATTGGTACCTCGTAGTTACGAACACGAATAGCACGTTAGGCCTGAGCATACTGAAGGAATCAAactttgatttaattttatGCAATTCTTACCGTTCTCATCTCAACTAGTTAGTAGGGAGTGTCCTTAGAAACCATAGATTACCCTAAATTACATTTTCAGACCAATTTAAAGTGTTACACAATGTTATATGATGCTTAATCATTTGGCAGCTCTATATGTGTAAACCGACTTGTGAGTTACAAAAGAGCATAGATAACAGGCTTAAACAACACATCTCTGTAAACAAAACTATTTCCAAGCACCACAACAAAGACCTTGTATGGTTTAGTGCTttagtgagttttttttctttctcttgtatCTAAACCACAGATGAGTAAAGATTAGCAGTTAAGAAGtctaaatatgaaatatgaaataggTGGATGGattttgagttgtttttagaatatattaaatatgataaatatatatctatctatctacctatctatctatctatctattaaatatgttttggagCATTTGATGGACAGAGGTAACTCACACCACCATTTTAGAGCTAGTTTTGGTTAAGATTGATATGGTATGAGCTgatgtctgtcattctgtcagaTATCATGACTCATCCCGTCTGTCCTTTCAACACCTTTTAGATGTCTCAAGTCTCTTagatgtctcacacacacacacacacacacacacacacacacacacacacacacacacacacacacacacagagtaagtaTTTCtatgctgtgttttaatgatatGGTCTCTCAAGAACATCTTTATCCTTTAACTTTCTTACTGATTATCTCATTACTTCTGTCTGTTCATTACGAAACAAGCTTTACATAGGCTATGACATCACTCGTTTCACAAGAGCTCTGTCACCTCGAGAAAGTGAATGCTTGTTATGCTAAACCTCAAACTGGAAATGATGACATCAAAAACTACATATATTAAAAGGGGAGAAATGattttttctgtgatgttctgAACATTTTCAATCCTGAGATATAATTCTTGCCCTATCTCTATATAGTTCCACTGACTTAACTTCAttgtgagagagatagtgtgtgaaATTGCAGGatatttgaatgaatttgtTACAGCCCTTACGCTACAGCTGCTCTGTTAAATATAATAACActtatacacgtacacacatttTATACACTCACCAGTTCATAGAGCTCTGAAGGAAATGTGAacattgttttcttgttttgctgCGGATCAGTATTTTTCAGACAACAGTGTTGTcatattgttgtttgtgttgttactCTCAAAGTCAGAGTACGATGGTGATGATCATGAGGACAAGAACACTCTTATAttatcctcctcttcttcttcttcttcttcttcttcttcttcttcttcttcttcttcttctcctccttctctgaaTGTGCTAACGGTGATGCTGACAGGACTGATGATGACTATAAATCTTAAATTATATTGAGTTAAACATTTGTAATAACTGAAAATGTACATTAATATATATGATTTTTAAAACGAGATTTTTGATATATATGAGATCCCACTCTACTGTTTCCTTTCCGGTCTTTTCTATCCTTTTAAGCTTCATCTGTTATATAATTCATATATAATTCACCCATTAAACTTCTACAGTGAGCTCACAATCCTTCAGAATTGTTCTCCCAGAAATAGTTGCGTCACTGTTGTGGTTTCAGTTTCACCCCTTTGGTTGTGGAGGTGGTACATTCCTGTAAGTTCTTACAGCTTCATTCAGGTCCAGGATGCTGCTAGAATGTACTGTTGAGACTgtgaaatgggggggggggccataAAAGAAGGCTTGAGAGGGATTAACCTAGTAAGCATGTTTAAATGCCAGTGGTAATCCAAGCTGTGGAGACAGTTTGTTGGGTCAGTTACAGTGAGAACACCGAAAACACCGAATCTAAAGCACGGACTCTGACTGCACGACAGCTTCACGTTTGAAGattgttttaaagacagagctCCTGTGTGAGACAACTGACGAGGAAATTGCTTTCCTGAAGCGAAAATAATCCAAGAGTTTGAAGAGAAACAAGTGgacacagagggaagaaaaaaggaacatcCTCGCAATCATGACACAGAAAAAGGTAAGagctctcattttttttttctttacagtattctatttattttcttagGTACCTCATTCTGTGATCTTTTAGAGAATTAATTCTCAGCCATACTGACAGATGGCAGATGACCAGAATCAATTATTACTCCAAATAAtattcttcctttctttttaacGAGTATTTAGGTCATACCTGAAAGTAAACACAGACTCTTCAAGCTTTTGTaatattgttgtattgtgttgccaGAGATAATCAGAGTGTAAGAAGATTAATATGTCTCTCTGAGATAGACAAGAACTTAATGCTCTACCTGAGTTCAGCAAAGATATGCATTAGTAATGAAATACATTCTGAAACGTTCAAAATTGCATTGCTGTAGTGTGTAACCCAAAATATAAACATCATCTGGTGTGAGGTACGGTCCAAAAAGTGTCACAAAATAGTATAGTTTACTGAATAAGCATGAGCTATTTAAGTAACATTGTTTAAGTTGTCCTCTTGATGGGTATTGTAGGCACATTTTAGACAGgctatttctttttcagtgttcctTTCCCCACTTTACCCCAAATATGCATTTCTTAATCTTTAAATTGGATTAGATATTATTTGCCGTTGAGGTTAAACTGTCCAACAGGAATGGACAAAATTCTTGTGAGATGGAAAACAATGTTCTGTCCTGGTGGAAAAACAATGTTCTGTCCTGATGACTCTTTTGAAACAAAATGATTATGATACTCAGACAGTTGATTGGATATTAGAGCAGAGGTGACAGATATTTTTGGGACTTGTCCACATTTGAACAGTcagtgtacgtgtgagtgtgtgtgtgagtgtgtgtgtgtgtgtgtgagtgtgtgtgtgtgtgtgtgtgtctgatcttgaCTATAATTATAACTATATACCTCTAACTACAGTCCATATCTGATTATTATTGAACAGGTAGCTCCATCAGTAAGTACTGTGGATGGGAACACACCTCCATCGTATGATGAGGCTACAGCAggtaataaaaatgaactgtcattctctcattcagtaaCTAAATGTGCACAATTCCCTATTTGTGACcgtttttttcttgaaaaacaAGCCCTTGAGTGGTGGCTATATTCATTTTAGATCAAGTTAGCTTCACACAAGCAAATGTCAATGCTTAAACATAAAAATTATGGCCGCGTTGCTTCAGAATTCCTGTgcgaattttttttcttgtctcttaGGATGTCCAAGCTATTACTATGGTGAAGGAGGTTTTTGCTGGGATGACAAGAACATTAGGCGGGTTTTTATACGGAAGGTACTGAGTCTCTGGAATGTTCTACCCCAATCACCTACTGAGCTAGCATGAGACGCTAGGACTACATTCGCTGTGACTGTACATTTAACTAATCTGTTCATGCATATTCATACAGGTGTATGCCATCCTAATGATGCAGTTACTTGTAACAGTGGCCATTGTGGCTGTCTTCACTTACTCGTACGTATCTTGGATATCCTGAATATCTTTTGAATACCACCGAATGTTTTATATACCGTCTCTGTGTTAAACTAGTATGGAAATGAGTGAGAGCGTGTGTCTGCGTTTCACACATGAAGCATTTTCAGTAATCCTGTCCTTCCCTTGTTCCCTCAGTGATGCAGTGAGGTTCTACCTCTACACTCATCCTGCTCTCTACTCCACCTCCTAGTAAGTCACTTATATATTCATGAACTATGAGCAGCGAGGTCAGTCTTTTACTGTCAAAGTAGAATGAAATTTaactcagtctttgtttttttttcatacacacagtctcctgtTTTTCATCACGTACATTACACTGGCATGTTGTGGGGATTTGAGGTATGTTTATGAAATCACTGGGGGTgtaatgattatttatttttcatagaaTAGTTCTTTTTGGATCAAGTTTTATTTGAGGcagaaaaataatgtgaaattttttttgtcataatgagaaaaagaaaagcaaccgTGTAAACATTCCATGCAACAAATTATATAACTGTGTAAGACCTAGAATAGTATGGATTGCTTGCTCATAAATAGCTTTCCTGTGGTAGGATATAATGTGAcggtaaagaaaaacaaaattgtaTTAGCTAACATAAACAATGGAATGTAATTGCATTCCTTTGTTCCTTTGTCTTTTGCAGGAGACAGTTCCCATGGAACCTAATTCTACTGACAATCTTTGTAAGTGTCTGACAGCAATCCTTGTCAAAGCTATTTTACTCACTCTACGCTTCAGAAACTttatcattcattctttctctctgattggccTTTTTTTGCATGGCTCTCCTCCATCTGAACCAATAGACACTCAGCATGGCTTGCATGATGGGTTTTGTAT
This window encodes:
- the nr1d4b gene encoding nuclear receptor subfamily 1, group D, member 4b, whose amino-acid sequence is MDNSPGGGVILYAGSTGSISPSPGSPSSGYQTQSPSSQPSSPEEASFTEIGALKQRVGGSNTSGVVGTPPSPKLVFQFPEVSHAPVVNSVTPTVTSSQHTYSHPIVGKRPCGFTGTFTKTGGMVLLCKVCGDIASGFHYGVHACEGCKGFFRRSIQQNIHYKMCVKNENCLIMRMNRNRCQHCRFKKCLSVGMSRDAVRFGRIPKREKQRLLDEMQSYMNSLNESASMDVDSSPSTEAPPSPGESQSEEVIGAVSQAYRNIFANGEEKVVKTNGNNMNNNNSSSNCPQSHFHQNIQKECHSQTTTDYHAQPRCPVKHDNNSTAQTVDNGRYTYLQSSNHNAGGPASLNYLEKQNSYPASKSKSPTSCPWRLGAGAKVLACPLNASPVSPADRSSQQVWDAFSQCFTPAVREVVEFAKSIPGFQELSQHDQVMLLKAGTFQVLMVRFCSLFDAKEKTLTFLNGQTYPLTSLRALGMGSLLDAMFEFSEKLGSLALEPDEMALFMAVVLVSADRSGIADMSAVEQLQEGLIQALRSLITRRRPDDTSLFPKLLLRLPDLRTLNNLHSDKLLAFRIDP
- the faim2b gene encoding fas apoptotic inhibitory molecule 2b, which gives rise to MTQKKVAPSVSTVDGNTPPSYDEATAGCPSYYYGEGGFCWDDKNIRRVFIRKVYAILMMQLLVTVAIVAVFTYSDAVRFYLYTHPALYSTSYLLFFITYITLACCGDLRRQFPWNLILLTIFTLSMACMMGFVSSFYNTKSVLLCIGITAIVCLCVTIFSFQTKVDITSFQGLLFILCMVMLFCGLVMGFVVPFGYVPWLHAIYATIGAIVFTMFLAFDTQLLMGNKDYAMSPEEYIFATLSLYLDIIYLFSFLLQLFGGGRE